From the Astatotilapia calliptera chromosome 6, fAstCal1.2, whole genome shotgun sequence genome, one window contains:
- the ero1b gene encoding ERO1-like protein beta isoform X2 — protein sequence MLRKMVLFLALSGLLHSELTGVLDDCFCDVESIDIFNNLKIYPRIRKLTERDYFRYYRVNLKRPCPFWPDDGHCSIKDCHVEPCPESKVPVGIKSGNYNKYSQAANTMSDVVECQQAKELGAINSTLSNQSKEAFADWARHDDAQDHFCELDDETSPDAEYVDLLLNPERYTGYKGPSAWRVWNSIYEENCFKPRSVYRPLNPLAPSRGDDDGEGFYTWLEGLCLEKRVFYRLISGLHSSINIHLCAEYLLDEGWGRSVWGPNVQEFRQRFDMAETKGEGTRRLKNLYFLYLIELRALYKVAPYFERAIVNLYTGNAQEDGETKDLLLHIFNEIKAFPMHFDEKSMFAGHKLEAKTLKEEFRLHFKNISRIMDCVGCSKCRLWGKLQTQGLGTALKILFSEKEIKNLPEHSPSKGFQLTRQEIVALMNGFGRLSTSIYQLHHFRQLWKEKR from the exons CTCACAGGCGTCCTGGATGACTGCTTCTGTGACGTCGAAAGCATCGACATTTTCAACAACTTGAAGATCTACCCCCGCATCAGGAAGCTGACAGAGAGAGACTACTTCAGATACTACAGG gtGAACCTGAAGCGACCGTGTCCTTTCTGGCCTGATGACGGACACTGCTCCATCAAAGACTGCCACGTGGAGCCCTGCCCCGAG AGCAAGGTTCCTGTTGGCATCAAGTCTGGGAACTACAACAAG TACTCGCAGGCGGCCAATACGATGTCGGACGTGGTGGAGTGCCAGCAGGCCAAGGAGCTGGGGGCCATCAACAGCACCCTGAG TAACCAGAGTAAGGAGGCGTTCGCTGACTGGGCGAGACACGACGACGCTCAGGATCACTTCTGTGAGCTGGACG ATGAGACGTCTCCAGATGCCGAGTATGTGGATCTGCTCCTGAATCCGGAGCGATACACCGGATATAAGGGTCCGTCAGCCTGGAGAGTGTGGAACAGCATCTACGAGGAGAACTGCTTCAA GCCCCGGTCGGTGTATCGACCTCTGAACCCTCTGGCTCCCAGCAGAG gAGACGATGATG GGGAAGGTTTCTACACCTGGCTTGAAG GTTTATGTTTGGAGAAGAGAGTTTTCTACAGACTCATCTCGGGCCTCCACAGCAGCATCAACATCCACCTGTGTGCCGAGTACCTGCTGGACG AGGGATGGGGACGCTCAGTGTGGGGTCCAAACGTCCAGGAGTTTCGTCAGCGTTTTGACATGGCAGAGACAAAGGGGGAGGGCACGCGACGCCTGAAAAACCTCTACTTCCTGTACCTGATCGAGCTGCGGGCGCTCTACAAGGTGGCTCCGTACTTTGAACGAGCCATCGTCAACCTATACACGGGAAATGCTCAGGAGGACGGAGAGACCAAAGACCTGCTGCTGCACATCTTCAACGAGATCAA AGCCTTCCCCATGCACTTCGATGAGAAGTCCATGTTTGCTGGACACAAACTGGAAGCCAAAACGTTAAAG GAGGAGTTTCGTCTCCATTTCAAGAACATCTCCAGGATCATGGACTGTGTGGGCTGCAGTAAATGTCGCCTCTGGGGGAAACTGCAG ACTCAGGGTCTCGGTACTGCTCTGAAGATCCTCTTCTCTGAGAAGGAGATCAAGAACCTTCCTGAACACAGCCCATCCAAAGGCTTCCAGCTTACTCGTCAGGAGATCGTGGCCTTGATGAACGGCTTCGGCAG GTTATCCACCAGCATATATCAGCTCCATCACTTCCGTCAGCTGTGGAAGGAGAAAAGGTAA
- the LOC113024814 gene encoding integral membrane protein GPR137B-like, producing MNGEAMDPAQEQQQNAGNTSHLPPPPTITPAIPPYVKLGLTIAYTVFYSLLFAFVYAQLWLVLRYRHKRFSYQTAFLFLCLLWAALRALLFSFYFRDCVTANALGPFAFWLLYCFPVCLQFFTLSLMNLYCAQVYFKAKSKYAPALLKYRLPLYLVFLCVSLIFLVVNLICALMVKMTAADVKTIVLVRVTVNDSLFVLCAISLSVCLYKVAKMSLANIYLESKGTSVCQVTLIGITVVLLYASRACYNLVVLALADIETINSFDYDWYNVSDQADLRSSLGDAGYIVFGVILFVWELLPTSLVVFFFRVRRPPQDRSTTGIPNHVLSSRGYFFDNPRRYDSDDDLAWSIPPQNASASLSSDCCDWGSRHSSFTVHPNSDEQRLTTAAGELRPYP from the exons ATGAATGGGGAGGCGATGGACCCGGcacaagagcagcagcagaatgCCGGTAACACCTCCCACCTACCTCCCCCTCCAACCATCACACCGGCCATTCCCCCCTATGTGAAGCTGGGTCTGACCATCGCCTACACCGTCTTCTACTCACTGCTCTTTGCCTTCGTCTATGCCCAGCTTTGGCTGGTGCTGCGGTACCGGCACAAGCGCTTCAGCTACCAGACGGCCTTCCTGTTCCTGTGTCTGCTGTGGGCCGCCCTGCGCGCCCTTCTCTTCTCCTTCTATTTCAGAGACTGTGTGACCGCCAATGCACTTGGACCCTTTGCCTTCTGGCTTCTGTACTGCTTCCCCGTCTGCCTGCAGTTCTTCACGCTCAGTCTCATGAACCTCTACTGTGCGCAG GTTTACTTTAAGGCAAAGTCCAAGTACGCACCAGCACTACTGAAGTACAG ACTTCCTCTGTACCTGGTCTTCCTTTGCGTCAGTCTCATTTTTCTGGTGGTTAATCTGATCTGCGCCCTGATGGTCAAGATGACTGCTGCCGACGTGAAGACCATCGTTCTGGTGAGGGTGACCGTTAACGACAGCTTGTTCGTACTCTGCGCCATCTCGCTGTCCGTCTGCCTCTACAAGGTGGCCAAGATGTCATTGGCCAACATCTACCTGGAGTCAAAG GGAACGTCCGTGTGTCAGGTGACCCTGATCGGCATCACGGTGGTGTTGTTATACGCATCACGAGCCTGTTACAACCTGGTGGTGCTTGCCCTCGCTGACATCGAGACCATCAACTCCTTCGACTATGACTGGTACAACGTCTCCGACCAG GCAGACTTGCGGTCCTCTCTTGGAGACGCCGGTTACATCGTATTTGGGGTGATCCTGTTCGTGTGGGAGCTGCTGCCCACCTCACTGGTTGTGTTCTTCTTCAGGGTGAGACGGCCGCCTCAGGATCGG AGCACCACGGGAATCCCTAACCACGTTCTCTCCTCCAGAGGATATTTCTTTGACAATCCTCGTCGCTATGACAGCGATGACGACTTGGCGTGGAGCATTCCTCCCCAGAACGCCTCAGCGAG CCTTTCCTCTGACTGCTGCGACTGGGGCAGCCGCCACAGCAGCTTCACCGTGCATCCCAACAGTGACGAACAGCGCCTGACCACCGCTGCCGGGGAGCTCCGCCCTTATCCATGA